The candidate division KSB1 bacterium nucleotide sequence AAAATATAATCGTCAAATTTATCTCTCTCACCTACAAAATTGTATTTCTGTTTAATTATTTTTTTACTTAACCCATAATCTTTTTGAATCTTCACAATATTTTCTGAATATGTTTTTATTTTGCCCACATCTTTTATTATGTCGTCCGCAACAGGAAGAAAAGAATATTTAAAACCTGTAATACCTCTTGCAAGGTAAAAAAAGGAAATTAGCAAAGAAAGAATAGTTAGGAGAAAAAAGAATAGAAACACAATTGATACAACTGATGTGTTGAGGTGCCATTTCAATTTAATCAAATCGTTCAGAAAATAGAATGAAGCTCCGGACAACACGATGAATATGGTTGTATTGTAATTTAATCTTTGAATGATTTTTTCTTTTCTATCCAATTCAAAGTAATAGACTTCCCTTGTTATGTTAATCAAAAGTTCTTTAGAAATGTTTTCTGACATATTTTTTTAAATTTTAGTTTTAGAAGTATTTATCAGAAGATTATAAAATTTTTGCTCATAATCTATTTTAAAAAATAGCAGAGACATTTAGATAATTCCACACTTTTATTTTTTGTCATGTGAATAAATAGGCGAGACTTATATACGGATATTTGCTCGGACATGTCTTGAACTTCATCGGTGCCGATTCAATTTAAATCAATAATTATTAGAGAACCTCAAGGTTATGCGTGATGGGGACTCTGTTTACTTTTACATAAAAAAGAAAAAGGGTGACTTGGAGAATTGAAATGTCTAACATTTACTTTACTCAAAGCGCTTTATTATGTAGGTCTTTAAAATATTTGATATTATGTATTGTTTTTCTCATGTACTTTTATCCCATATTGAATGATCCCCCATATCAGATTCTACTTTCTATATTTACCTGTTTTTGTAAAATAGTAAAACCTCGACGCATGTGAGATAGCTGCAAAAGTCAAACCTGCAATCATGCCAATCCATAACCCTTGTGCACCCATGCTGCGCACGATTCCCAAATAATACCCCAATGGAATGCCAATAATCCAATAAGCAATGATATTGACAAACATAGGAACACGTGTATCCTTTAAACCTCGCAAAGCGCCCATAGCGCTTGCCTGCAAACCGTCGGAGATCTGGAAAATAGCAGCCATGAGCAATAATTGAGCTGCAACATTTATTACCGCCAAATCCGTGCTATATATTTTCACGATGGCGTATGGCAGAAGATACATCATAGCAGCGGTTAGACACATTACCATCACCGAAAGTCCGCCGCTAACATATCCGGCAATCCTGACACCATCATAATTTTTTTCACCCACTGCAAATCCAACCCTGGATGTGGTGGCAAAAGAAAGTCCCAATGGAATCATAAAGGTGAGTGACGCAACATTAATTGCAATCTGGTGTCCCGCCATAATGGCAACGCCCAAAGAACCGATGATTAAAGCCGCGATAGCAAACATTCCAACTTCCATCCCCAGGCTCATTCCATTTGGAATTCCAATGTGAAGAATCTCCCTCATGTATCTCCAATTTGGCAGGCTCATTTTATGAAATATTCGAAAATGCTGGTTGTGCCGCATACGGAAGGTGTATATGAGCATCGCGGTTAGCATAGTCCACCAAACCATCGTGGTAGCCCATCCTGCTCCAATAGCGCCTAATTTTGGGAATCCAAATTTACCATACATAAGGGCATAATTACCGATAAAATTGACTGGGATTGCTATTAGAGAAAAATACAGGTTGGGTTTGGTAATAGATATTCCTTCATTAAAAAATCGCAGGGTGAGATAGGCGAAAGTCGCAGGGAAACACCATGAAATTGCCTTAAGATATCCCATACTAATTGGAATGATTTCGGGTGCAATCTGCATAAAATGCATGACGATTTCCAGGTTCCGAACCAAAAAAAATGATGGAATTGCAAGCATTTGACTGAGCAACAATCCCTGCCAAACCGTTTTTCCAATCTGGTCGATTTTACGTTCGCCATAAAATTGTGCCACTATAGGACTCACCGCTAGCAATACACCGAGCACAACAAGAAAAATGGGGACAAAAAGACTTCTACCGATTGCAACAGCTGCCAGATCTTTCGCACTTAAATTTCCCGCCATTACTGTGTCGATAAATCCCAGGGTTTGCTGAGCCAGGAGGGAGACAATGATGGGTCCACCCAAACTAACCGTTGCACGGAATTCTTTAATGACTGGTGGAGAAAAGATATTCATCGAAATAGAATTTTTATATTAATCTATTGTAAGTACCATAAATAAAGGGTATCCCTTGAAATTAATCAAAGTCCATGAATGGACGTATTTATACCTTGTCTTGTAATAATCTCAGGATCATTCATGATCCTTAAAGCAAAACCAGCGTTACCGTTCACAGCAACACAGCAATAATTGGTTAATTAATTAACCAACGCGGAAATATCAAACAGTGAAGATATGTTTATTATTTAATATCCCAATTTGTTATTAAAGATTACAAATCCCCCAAAAAAATCTCGGGAATAAGGTTTCGGATAATCATAAAAACAACTCTAATTGTAGTTTAGGCTTCTCCTTTTTGATGGTTTTTCTTGTGACAGGCATTTGCGTAAACTCTTTTAAAGTATTTTCGATATCGTATAGATAGTGTGACGGCATATTAGTCATTCTCTGGCCAAAAAGATACCTGGTTTTAGCATTCACTAAAATTAGTTTTTCTTGAGCTCGCGTCATGCCGACATAAAAAAGCCGGCATTCTTCATCCGGTTCAGACAACTTATCATCCTTCAGGTACGGAATCAAATTTTCTTCACATCCAACGATAAAAACAACAGGGAATTCAAGTCCTTTTGAAGAATGAAGGGTCATTAAACTAACTCGATCGGATTTTGGATTATAATCATCCACAGCGTTGTACAAGCTGGCATATTCTAAAAAATCACCAAGGCGGTTTTCAAAAGAAACAGCTTTTAAGATCAGTTGCTTGATGCGTTGTTGAGTATCTTCGCTAACTTTTCTTGAATTTGTACCTAGGATAAAAGTATGAATGGATTCAATTAATTTTGAGACCGGTTTTTCTTCAGCATCATTTTTCAATTCATACAGGAAATCAATAGTTTTCCGGATTCGATGTTTAGAGGAAGTGTTCAGGTTTAATTCATCTAATTTTTGTAGGATTAGATCCCTGGATATTTCCATGGAACCGTTCTGATTAATAGTGTCTGTAAAGTTTACTTTTTTATCATTCAGATCTGGATTTAATATTTCTTCTATAAAAAACAGCGAGTTCGTATCGTGGAGAAACCATAAAAAAGATAGGATTTCTTTGATCTCTTTTTTTTGGTAAAATGATACTTTCCCTGTTATCTGGAAGGGAATTCCGGATCGTTTGAAAGCGACTTCCAAAAGCCTACTTTGCGCTCCCAATCTATATAGAACGGCAAAATCAGAAAAGGATCTTGTTTTCTCATCATCGTTTTCGGCTACGCGACCAGAGTCAATCGAAAAATAGCTTGTACCACCAACCATTTGCTCAATTTGATGCACCACGTATTCGGCTTCCGCTTTATCCGTAGGCGCTCTGTAAACATTCAGTTTCGTATCACTAACCAGGGTTGACCATAATTTATCATTTTTCCGGACCTGGCTGTTCGCAATCACTTGTCCGGAAGCATTTAAGATATTTTGGGAAGAACGATAGTTCTGATTCAAATAGATTGTTTTCGCATGAGGATAATCCTCACGAAATTTAAGGAAGTATTCTCGATTGGCGCCTCGAAATCCATAGATTGCTTGATCCGGGTCTCCGATCACACAAAGATTACTCCCTTCAGAAATTAGGTTTTGTAGCAATCTATACTGGGCATGGTTGATATCTTGATATTCATCCACCGAAATCCAAGGGTATCGTTTTTGATACCTCTTTAAAACATCAGAGTATTTATTAAACAAAGTAACGGTTTTTGAAATTAAATCATTGTAGTCTAACAGGTTGTTTTCTTGCAATCTCAATTCATAATGCTGGTAGTAAGATTGAAATTCGAAATCATCTTTAAAAACTATTTCGAATTCCGGAGAATCAGGCAATAGGAGCTTGTTTTTAGCTGTAGAGATCTTTTCGAGGTTTTTCAATATCTCGCTTTCCTTCAATTTTGGATTCGCTTGTTTTAGAATCTTTTTAGCGTCTGAATCACTGCAAATTGAAAAATTAGATTGTAAACCTATTTGATGCCCCTCTGAACGTAAAATCATCGCACAAAAAGCATGAAAAGTTTTAATTGTAATCCGTTTTGAAGTCTCCTCATTTAACAATCTAGACAGTCGTTGTGCCATTTCTTCGGCGGCTTTATTTGTAAAAGTGATGGCCAGAATATTTTCTGGTGAAATATTTCTTTCAATAATTAAAAAGGCTATTCGGTATGTAAGTGTGTGCGTTTTTCCTGTTCCCGGACCAGCTAGGATGATCAGAGGAAGATCCGTGTTTTGCACCGCTTCTTTTTGCTGTTCGTTTAGGTTTGATAATATCCTGGATTTTATGATCTTTTCTGAAGGTTTGCTTTCATTATAATCTTTTATTGATCGACTGTCAGAATTGATGTTCGGAATCGTAGTTTGGATTTGTTGTTGATTCCATAAATCAAAATCAACTTTCTCCGAAACTTCGTTACTGTTTAATTTTTCTTTTTTTTTCCTATCTTTCTTTTTAGAAACAAAAAACCCTAACTGGTTAGAAAAATCCTCACGTTCTTTGTCATCAAATAACCGGATAACCCCATACTCGCCATCAAAGCCGGCTACTGGTTTAATCTGTCCTTCTCGCATCCTTTTAATGGCCTCGGAAAAGACAGTTCCGCCCGTTTGAGCAATGTCTTCCAAAGGAATGTCCTGCAAAATGGATAATTCGGATCCGAGTTTGGACAATAGTAAATTATAACATTCCTGCACCCTTTTTGTATTCACGCCCATATTAAAAACTTCAGCAACGACTTCCGGTAAAGGGATCAGACTTTTAAACGGATGAACCTTTGCCGGTTTCTGCCCATAATTTCGGTCCGCCAATTCCTGGATGCGATGCATGACTCCAACTGTGACAAGTCTGCCACACTTGGGGCAAATGCCATTATGCTTTTGAGTAGTTTCGGGATCCCAGTTTATATCACATTTTCGATGGCCATCGAAATGATATTTCCCTTCCTCAGGAAAAAATTCAATTGTGCCTAAAAAGGAATCCGATCCTTTATTCTTTAATGCGTTAAAAATTGTTGGATAGGAGAGATCAGTATCAAAAATATTGGCCTCCCTGCCTAATTTCTGCGGTGAATGGGCGTCGGAATTTGAAACCAAAGTATAATCATCCAAAATTGAAAGGCGCCAATTCATAGGCGGGTCGGATGAAAGTCCTGTCTCCAAAGCAAAAATGTGGGGTGTCAAATCATCAAAACATTCTCCAACAGAATCAAAGCCGGATTTTGAACCCAGCAATGCGAACCAGGGTGTCCAAATGTGGGCGGGGATCAAATAAGCCTGTGGGTCTGTTTGCAGGACGATTTCAAGTAAATCCCGAGAACTCAGCCCTAAAATTGGCCGGCCATCCGATCTGATATTACCGATTTTTTCTAGCTCGGCCTGGAATTTTTCGACAGCTGCAAAGCTGGGCAAAAAAACCACATTGTGGATCTTACGAACTTTATCGTTCTTTTTGTATATATTGCTGATTTCACCAGCCAGCATAAAACGGACTTCACCCTGGCAAGCTTTGTGCACTTCCTTTTGTAGCGGTTTTGCAATGTCATCTTTTAGTCGAAACAACCCCTCTTCGGCTGGTTCTAATTTCTCTTTCATCTCCTCCAGCCATCCAGGATGAGCGATATCGCCAGTCCCAACTACTGTTATCCCTTTGAGTTGAGCCCATTTGGTTAAATGTTCAAAATTTAAGGTCTTGCTTGTTGCTCGTGAGAAATAAGAATGGATGTGTAAATCTGCAATAAATTTCATTATTTATAATCCTTGGTTGAAGTTTGAGTTATTATTTGAAATATATAAGTATTCGGCCATTAGCTTTTAGCTGTTGGCCTTTAGCTTACTGATGGATTGTTTATCATTTTGTTCACTATTTAACTGATCCATAATCATTTAACCATCTTTTGTTGGGATTAAAGATAGTTCTTAAATGATGATTCATTGAGTTTCCAATTCAAATGATGAACCTAAAGAAATTTCTAAAAACTGCTTCAAATATATTTGACTGTTTCGGTTGCAACCCGCGGGCAATATTTGATGGTATAGATACAACCGAAACGACTGATTTGACTTTTTAATTAACCCGTATTCTCTTAAACAGGAAGCCATTCTGCCAATCCCGAAGCGTCGGGATGGCAATAGCTAATAGCCAAATGCCAATAGCTGAATAGTTACTTTGAAATATATAAATAGTTTAATAAAGATTTCAACAAAATGAAAGGCATATTTAGTAGCATTAGTAGAATAATGTATATATATAGTATTAAATTAACGAACTTTTGAATTTGATTAAGTTATCCAAATTTATCTTGCTTTAGCCTACTGAATTTTTTATATTCAATCAAATTTGAAGCTGTAAATCTTCAGGGCGAGGTGAAAGTCCTCACCGGCGGTGAAAGCCCGCGACTCCCGGTGTAAGCCGGGACTGATTCGGTGTAATTCCGAAGCCGACGGTTAAAGTCCGGATGGAAGAAGATTGAAATGAGGTATGTTTATCGCATAGCCCTGAAGATTATTGAGTCATCAGGGCTATTTTTTTGGTAATAGTAAAGAGTTTAAGAATTAGAAAAAAATTGTATTGTGAGTCAGATTAATTCAAATAAAAAAGATCATTACTTTATGCGGAGAGTAATGAAATTAGCAAAAAAAGGTGAGGGATCTACATCTCCGAATCCGCTTGTGGGTACGGTTGTTGTAAAAGACGGACAGATCGTTGGGGAGGGTTATCATCGCAATTATGGCGGGTCGCATGCAGAAGTATTTGCCTTAAACAATGCCGGTTCAGATGCTTATCTATCAGACCTCTATGTAAATCTGGAGCCCTGTAATCATTACGGGAAAACGCCGCCATGTGTTAAGCGGGTTATTGAATCTGGTGTTTCAAGAGTTATTATAGCCAATCTAGATCCAAATCCGATGGTCAATGGGGCTGGGCTCAAAAAACTACAAGATGCTGGAATCTCAATTGAGACAAATATCTTAGCTGATGATGGCGAAAAATTAAATGAAGCTTATTTCAAATACGCACGGACTGGAAAACCATTTGTTATTCTAAAATGGGCCCAGAGTCTGGATGGCAGGATAGCAACCCGTTCTTTTCATTCTAGCTGGATTTCAAACGAAAAATCAAGAAAGAAAGTCCACCAGTTGCGCAAATCAGTGGATGCTGTATTAATAGGAGCCGGTACTGTTAAACATGATAACCCTCAACTTACGGTTCGCCACGTAAAAGGAAAGCAACCCTGGCGCATCGTCGTTAGTAGGAATCTGGATATTCCATTCGAATCTAAATTGTTTAATGACGAATTCAGAAACAAAACAGTTGTTTTTACAGCTAAAACTGATGCAAAAAAAATAAATAAATTTGAAAAGCTGGGTGTCCATCTCGAATTCATAAATAATGAAAATGATAGAAGTACATTCAACCAAATACTAGAATGGATGTCAAAGAAGAACCTGATCTCTCTGCTTGTAGAAGGTGGTAAATCAATACTCACTTCTTTCATTAAAACCGGACTTGCTGATAAGTTAATGATATTTGTGGCGCCTAAATTGATCGGAGAAGGAATTGATGCAATTGGCGATCTTTCAATCCACTCCATGATGGATAGCACTGAACTTAAAAAGACGTCATACAAAAAAATCGGGACAGATATTTTGATAGAAGGTTATTTGCATTAAACATGTTTACAGGATTAATAGAAAAAGTCGGTCAAATTTCAGGGATTCAAGAAATTCCTGATGCACTTCAATTTAAGATTTCATGTGAACCCATCGCTAAAGAAT carries:
- a CDS encoding MATE family efflux transporter, encoding MNIFSPPVIKEFRATVSLGGPIIVSLLAQQTLGFIDTVMAGNLSAKDLAAVAIGRSLFVPIFLVVLGVLLAVSPIVAQFYGERKIDQIGKTVWQGLLLSQMLAIPSFFLVRNLEIVMHFMQIAPEIIPISMGYLKAISWCFPATFAYLTLRFFNEGISITKPNLYFSLIAIPVNFIGNYALMYGKFGFPKLGAIGAGWATTMVWWTMLTAMLIYTFRMRHNQHFRIFHKMSLPNWRYMREILHIGIPNGMSLGMEVGMFAIAALIIGSLGVAIMAGHQIAINVASLTFMIPLGLSFATTSRVGFAVGEKNYDGVRIAGYVSGGLSVMVMCLTAAMMYLLPYAIVKIYSTDLAVINVAAQLLLMAAIFQISDGLQASAMGALRGLKDTRVPMFVNIIAYWIIGIPLGYYLGIVRSMGAQGLWIGMIAGLTFAAISHASRFYYFTKTGKYRK
- a CDS encoding UvrD-helicase domain-containing protein is translated as MKFIADLHIHSYFSRATSKTLNFEHLTKWAQLKGITVVGTGDIAHPGWLEEMKEKLEPAEEGLFRLKDDIAKPLQKEVHKACQGEVRFMLAGEISNIYKKNDKVRKIHNVVFLPSFAAVEKFQAELEKIGNIRSDGRPILGLSSRDLLEIVLQTDPQAYLIPAHIWTPWFALLGSKSGFDSVGECFDDLTPHIFALETGLSSDPPMNWRLSILDDYTLVSNSDAHSPQKLGREANIFDTDLSYPTIFNALKNKGSDSFLGTIEFFPEEGKYHFDGHRKCDINWDPETTQKHNGICPKCGRLVTVGVMHRIQELADRNYGQKPAKVHPFKSLIPLPEVVAEVFNMGVNTKRVQECYNLLLSKLGSELSILQDIPLEDIAQTGGTVFSEAIKRMREGQIKPVAGFDGEYGVIRLFDDKEREDFSNQLGFFVSKKKDRKKKEKLNSNEVSEKVDFDLWNQQQIQTTIPNINSDSRSIKDYNESKPSEKIIKSRILSNLNEQQKEAVQNTDLPLIILAGPGTGKTHTLTYRIAFLIIERNISPENILAITFTNKAAEEMAQRLSRLLNEETSKRITIKTFHAFCAMILRSEGHQIGLQSNFSICSDSDAKKILKQANPKLKESEILKNLEKISTAKNKLLLPDSPEFEIVFKDDFEFQSYYQHYELRLQENNLLDYNDLISKTVTLFNKYSDVLKRYQKRYPWISVDEYQDINHAQYRLLQNLISEGSNLCVIGDPDQAIYGFRGANREYFLKFREDYPHAKTIYLNQNYRSSQNILNASGQVIANSQVRKNDKLWSTLVSDTKLNVYRAPTDKAEAEYVVHQIEQMVGGTSYFSIDSGRVAENDDEKTRSFSDFAVLYRLGAQSRLLEVAFKRSGIPFQITGKVSFYQKKEIKEILSFLWFLHDTNSLFFIEEILNPDLNDKKVNFTDTINQNGSMEISRDLILQKLDELNLNTSSKHRIRKTIDFLYELKNDAEEKPVSKLIESIHTFILGTNSRKVSEDTQQRIKQLILKAVSFENRLGDFLEYASLYNAVDDYNPKSDRVSLMTLHSSKGLEFPVVFIVGCEENLIPYLKDDKLSEPDEECRLFYVGMTRAQEKLILVNAKTRYLFGQRMTNMPSHYLYDIENTLKEFTQMPVTRKTIKKEKPKLQLELFL
- the ribD gene encoding bifunctional diaminohydroxyphosphoribosylaminopyrimidine deaminase/5-amino-6-(5-phosphoribosylamino)uracil reductase RibD; translation: MKLAKKGEGSTSPNPLVGTVVVKDGQIVGEGYHRNYGGSHAEVFALNNAGSDAYLSDLYVNLEPCNHYGKTPPCVKRVIESGVSRVIIANLDPNPMVNGAGLKKLQDAGISIETNILADDGEKLNEAYFKYARTGKPFVILKWAQSLDGRIATRSFHSSWISNEKSRKKVHQLRKSVDAVLIGAGTVKHDNPQLTVRHVKGKQPWRIVVSRNLDIPFESKLFNDEFRNKTVVFTAKTDAKKINKFEKLGVHLEFINNENDRSTFNQILEWMSKKNLISLLVEGGKSILTSFIKTGLADKLMIFVAPKLIGEGIDAIGDLSIHSMMDSTELKKTSYKKIGTDILIEGYLH